The proteins below come from a single Corylus avellana chromosome ca3, CavTom2PMs-1.0 genomic window:
- the LOC132176043 gene encoding cytochrome P450 CYP82D47-like: MLFPHASSATFMATILAFFLFLFFLLWILRKARKTTLPPEAGGAWPLIGHLHLLRGPTPAHITLGKMADKYGSIFTIQLGVHRALIVSSWEIAKECFTTNDKAFANRPKAIASELMGYNYALFILSPYGPYWRQVRKIATVEVLSNHRLEMLKHIREFEVNRSIKEMYELWVKNNNMLVEMKRWFGSITLNVIFRMVVGKRFFGTATSEDDNEFDDQCRKTLKEFFELSGTVVVADALPYLRWLDFGGYESAMKHTAKQFDHMIEGWLQEHKQRKVSGEAKEPQDFMDVMLSVVASDENISDHHDADTITKATCLSLILGGADTTQVTMTWALSLLLNNQEVLKKVQQELDVQVGRERQVKESDIKNLVYLQAIIKESMRLYAAGALTIPHESTEDCTLAGYHVPTGTRLVVNLSKMHRDPHVWSNANEFQPERFLSTHKGIDVKGQHFELTPFGAGRRICPGISLALQVMQLTLATLLHAFDIATPSDEPVDMIEKVGLINQKLTPVEVHLTPRLPAQVYAELD, encoded by the exons GATTGGCCACCTCCACCTATTACGAGGACCAACACCAGCCCATATTACGTTGGGTAAGATGGCCGATAAGTATGGATCCATCTTCACTATCCAGCTAGGAGTGCATCGTGCTCTCATAGTGAGCAGTTGGGAGATAGCAAAAGAGTGCTTCACCACAAACGACAAAGCATTTGCCAACCGTCCAAAAGCTATAGCTTCAGAACTCATGGGCTACAACTATGCCTTGTTTATACTTAGCCCTTACGGTCCTTACTGGCGCCAAGTGCGTAAAATAGCCACCGTGGAGGTCCTCTCAAACCACCGCCTTGAGATGCTCAAGCACATCCGAGAGTTCGAGGTAAATAGATCTATTAAAGAGATGTATGAGCTCTGGGTGAAGAACAATAACATGTTGGTAGAGATGAAGAGATGGTTTGGGTCCATAACCCTAAATGTTATATTTAGGATGGTTGTGGGGAAGCGATTTTTTGGGACTGCAACGTCCGAGGATGATAATGAATTTGACGATCAGTGTCGGAAGACATTAAAAGAATTCTTTGAGTTGAGTGGTACGGTTGTGGTAGCAGATGCACTTCCTTACCTGAGGTGGTTGGACTTTGGAGGGTACGAGAGCGCCATGAAGCATACTGCGAAACAATTTGATCATATGATTGAAGGTTGGTTACAAGAACATAAGCAAAGGAAGGTGTCCGGTGAGGCAAAGGAACCCCAAGACTTTATGGATGTGATGCTGTCTGTTGTTGCTAGCGACGAAAACATCTCCGATCATCATGATGCTGATACAATCACTAAAGCTACATGTCTG TCCCTTATCTTAGGGGGCGCAGATACAACACAAGTAACAATGACATGGGCTCTTTCTCTCCTTCTTAACAACCAAGAAGTCCTAAAGAAAGTACAACAAGAGTTAGATGTCCAGGTTGGTAGAGAGAGACAAGTAAAGGAATCAGACATCAAAAACTTAGTTTATCTCCAAGCTATCATCAAAGAAAGTATGCGTTTATACGCTGCCGGAGCGCTCACTATCCCGCACGAGTCCACTGAAGACTGCACTTTGGCTGGCTACCACGTTCCAACAGGCACGCGACTCGTTGTTAATCTTTCAAAGATGCATCGAGACCCACATGTGTGGTCTAATGCAAATGAATTTCAGCCAGAAAGATTTCTTTCAACCCATAAGGGTATTGATGTTAAGGGCCAGCATTTTGAATTAACACCATTTGGTGCCGGTAGAAGGATATGCCCCGGAATTTCATTAGCCTTGCAAGTTATGCAACTCACACTTGCTACCTTGTTGCACGCTTTTGATATTGCAACTCCATCAGATGAGCCTGTGGACATGATTGAGAAAGTCGGACTTATCAACCAGAAACTTACACCAGTTGAAGTCCATCTCACTCCACGCCTTCCTGCTCAAGTATATGCAGAGCTTGATTAG